The Malus domestica chromosome 17, GDT2T_hap1 genome contains the following window.
CAGAAAACATTTTTATCTTTAATTGTAAACAATCCGACAAGTATTTTTTAAACAAAGTATTGAATAATTAAACTAACTTCATCTTATGAGAAGAGGAATTCGAATCTAGGTGTAAAGTGGACACCACAGCTGTAGAAGATTTGGTCTAACAATGCGAGTTTTAATTGCTAATAATTAGCTTATTAACGCCTTTATTTTTTAGATATTTTTAGTTATCTTGAATTTCAATTCAAGTATAATTTTTGGAATGTTAGGGTATGTCGGTAACATTTTACAAAACGATTTTTTAACTGTTTTGTAAAACGAATGACAAATAGGATTTGAGAATGCGTATGGTATTTTAGTTCGAAAATGATTTCGTAAAACAAAAACATTGAAAACGCATCTGGTATCAAATgtcaatatatattataaagaaATTTATGTTTGGTAGTAATAGTTGCCCTGGTGGTAAGAATGGTGTTGTTGAGACGAGAGTGGTGTTGATACAAATGATGGTTGGAATAGGGTAGTAGTAGTGAGAATAAAGGTATTAGCAGTGGAGGAATACAAGTGGTGGCAATAGCAAGGTAGAGGGCAATGGGGAAGTGAATGATGGTGGTCATGGCAATGGTGGTGGTTGCGACGGTGGTAGAGGATGGTTGTGTGTAACAATGGTGATGAATGATGGTGTGAAATGGTGGTTGGGAGGTAGGGATGATAGCGGCGGAGatggtggaggtggtggtggctaTAGTGAGAGTAATGGGTTGGAGAATGTGGTGACACtatgatgatggtggtggtggtggtagtgaTGGTGGTAATGGTGGCAGTGGTGGTGGCCACAACAATGAGATGGTGGAGGTAGTAATGaccatggtggtggtggtgttatGGCGATGCATAacatggtggtggtgatggtggcatGAAGGTACAAGTTTTGGTGGTCATGTTAAGATGTACAGTGGCGGTAATGTAGGTTGTGGCATCGTTGAGACAATGGAGGTGGTGGTAGCCCTGGTGGCAATGTTGATGATGGTTGAAGATATCATAGTGGCAACAATGGTGGTGGGAGGTGGtagtataaaaaattatggCCACGGTGAAGGTGATGGTGAGATGGTGGAGAATGTGGTGGTAGTGATAATAATGACCATAGTGGTTGCATAtacatgattttattttatattaactttgttttataatatatattttattttttattattttgaaaactgcttttgaaaaacaaaggaaacaacAATTTGATGTTCTACAGAACTTAGACTAAATATTTTTTCTCTGCGTTTTTCGttttctaccatattttcacaaaaTAGTCTACCAAACGTCTTTTTTACCCGTTTTGATatctgaaaaatgaaaaatagtttTGCAAAACATTAGCTAACGGACCCTTAGCTTCTTTCcttatatattttgaaaaatggatTTTGATGTTGGGAAATTGTAACCTTATAGTTAACATGaccaaactaaactattttctCTAGGTGGGAAGCTTGCCTTATTTCTTCAAAGAATTAACTTTAATTGGTACCGCACCCTTTATATTGGCCTAAATCTAACTCCCTACTCGGTCTTTTCGCTCTCTTTAATTCTCAAAGCTTCAAAGACGACAAAAGCAATGTCTTCCCAATCGCAACCCACCGGCCCTTCCACCAACCCACCACCGAACACTGCTACTCAACCGACAGCGTCCTCCACACTACACGCACACAACGTTGACTCCGACAATACGTCCGTTGTACTAGCCCTACCAGCTACCCCAGCGATGGCAGAACAAGGAGGACCACCCCAACCCAACAGTTTCCTCCACTCTTATTTTTATCCAAATCCCCCGCCCGCCGCTGCCTTGGCGGCTGTGGCGAGCCTGTCTTTGGTGACGGCCTTGGCTGGGGCGACCCAGGCGTCGATAGAGGCCTTGCCGAAGGTCACTGTGACGGAGGAAACGTCGGCGGAGTGCTGTATCTGCCTGAAGAAGTTGGAGGTCGGGGAGGAAGCCAAGGAGATGCCATGTAACCATAGGTTTCATCCGCTTTGCATTGATAGCTGGCTCGAGAGGCGTCCTTCCTGCCCGCTTTGCCGGTTTTCGATGCCTACGAGGGCGGAGGCGGCCGCACAAGGGCGAGGACATCAGACCAACAGGTGGGATTCGATTGAAATGGTTGATTAGGGTTCAGTGAGTGCTAGAGACTCATGGAATAATAATAGTATACATATTGTCgtgttacttttttttttaaatgttgtgTTACTTAATTACTTTAAATTAGGTATTAGATAATGTttgtcttatatatatatatatatatatgagtaaGACTATATGACACtagtatttttcttcttctggtaCGAATACATattcataataattttttaaatgatttgattgtttatattttcattcatgACTATTAttcaaaatgttaaaaaaaatcaaaactattAAAGACATCAGACtataatgaaaaataaataaattaatacgTTTCTTTAAAGAAATACCATTATTACTACTATTTAATCCAGTGATTAAATAATTACGAATTATTCAATGGTTGGAACATATTGAACATTATATCATTCTCATCCTTTTTTTGTGGTGGCCCGTGCCAACTAACTACGAAAACACCAGAAGCATGAATATTATCATTTTCTCAtactctttaattttttttttttcactttacACCTTACTTTTTAGAAGGCTGTACCTAAATGACAACATGAATGACTTTCTGTCATTATAAAGCACTGTATTACATAAATCTTTTGTGAGACGATTGGGACATTATGATACATAATCTTTCAAAGTAAAGACGTAAGTGTGGGAGGCCTCAACTTTCTCCGAAATTACATCTCCAATTCATGGTATTTTCTAAGTCACTGGCCTTTTTTTCAGCCAAAATAGTATCTCATGTTAGCATAACTCTTCATTTTAGTTTTtcgagatttaaaatcaataaaagtagtTTTTAAGATTGTCCactgtcaatcattttgatcattatgTGGAAAGTGGAAAGTCTCtgttaaattgaagaaaccacTAGTTCAAGTGGAGGATTTGATTTGACAAAAGTACCCTCAATTTTAACGGAGAGTTTTCAGGAATGATTATATAATTGGTAGTGGACAATTTCAAGAATCACTTCtatctatcgatttcaaatttcatggaCCAAACTGAGGAATACCAATCTTGAaaaccattttagctaaaaagccgGCCAGCAAAATAAACCAAACCTTAAGTTTTAGCACAAACCAAGATGACGATTTAAATAGCAGGTTTAAGCTAATTCAGGGCGTTACTTCGGATGCCGTATTCTCTGCGGATGATAATGCAATAATCGCTTGTACCACATTGGCTTTCACTTTCGCAGTCTGGCAATCTGCGTCCAACCCTGCGCTCAGGTTTGTTCCTCGAATGCATTGGCTTGATAAGGAGGTTAGACCTTTTGCTTTTATGGGTGCCTCATATTCTAGCTGAGCTTAGAAAACTCTTAAGTTTGGGGGGACGGTGCTCAGTTTTGCGGGGTTCAATTGCTTATGTGCTAGTTTCTtaggttttcggttttttgagcTCGTGCAGAAACTATGAAGATATCGCTAAGTCATTGCTTGTTGCTAACGCCACATGTGAAAGTTTTTGCATTTCGATATGTCAGCATATTGCATTGTCGACGAACTTTGCATTCACCAGTAGCTTAGTTAGTTATTGATGGAGGCTCTTGTTGAAACTTTTGTCACCTTTTCCTTGTTTGGAAACATATtcacaaacaaaaaatttaagcaCCTTTGCCTGTGAAGAAAATCAAAGagaagttaattaattttttctcgATTCAACAAACAGGAGCTGCTATCCACCCCACCTTAACAAATACTACCGAAAACTGACAACTCAAGCTGTTAAAATTTCCCAATCTTTGGACATGTTTTGTTGTGATTGCCGCCCTTAAAGGGTTTTCCCACTCTTCCTACACCACATACAGGCCACAGATGAAGAAAGAATGggtgaaaaaaggaaaagaaaaaaaaaactaaatagaaGAGCCCTGAAAATATAGAGACCAGCTTGAAACTCGAAAGAATCACAAACAAAACACCATTTCCTCCCAAGTCCGCAGTCTTACTACCTTCATTCACCTCAATCTTCATGTAGTGTGGGTGCTGACGATGCGCCAAATACCTTAATCCTCATTAGCCCGCGCCCCACAGATGCAACAACCCCATATCCTCCCACCTCTCCTGGAGGCTGCCAGCGccttctcctcctcttccttaTAGCTCGACTCCTCAAGATCACTCAAAGTTTCCCCAACAGCCACGGCCTCATTTTCCTCGTCCACCATAACGCTCAAAAGTACAGTGCTCTGAAATTGAACCGAATCCCCCAAAGCGCTGAGGTGGGAAGCTGTTGGCCCATGGTTGTTGTCTGGATGTATACCAGTTCCCTCTATGTCAAGGTGCTCCAAATATTGCTGCCTTCACTCTTCTTCCCCATAGCTTGACTCTGCAAGATCACTCAAATTTTCTATATCATCGCTCTAGAGGACTCCCCCATCAGCCAGCGCCTCCTTGTGCTCATACTTGAGCCTGCAATATCAATCAAAGGTGCAGCGCTTCGAAACTGAGCCAACTCCCCCAAAGTGCTGAAATATCGCTGTTTTTTACCAGTTCCCTTTACATCAAGGCGCTTCAAATACAACAAGTCCTCAGGCAACTTAGAAAGTTTTGAGCACCCACTGAGAGTGAGACATTCAAGACTTAACAAATTGCAGATACTGTCCGGAAGATAGACAAGGTTTTTGCAGTTTTTCAGATTTAACGACACAAGCCCCTGAAGCCGTTCGATTGATTGGGGAAGCTCTCTGATAGATGTTTCATCCAGATCAAGGCTGGCTAATCTTTCCATATTTTCTACAATGTCCGGAAACACCTCAAACTTTGTACAAccagaaagagaaagataaTTAAGGGACTTGAGTTGACAAATTCTGCTTGTCAGACTCTTAAAGCCTTTGCTATACCGTAGCGTCAAAGTAACAATCCCGGTAAGATTATAAATTACCGATGGCAATTCTTTGATTGCAATCCCTGAAACATGAGGAAGCTGCTGAAGATATTGGTTGGTAAAGGTTCGATGATCTTGAATATATCCTTCATGCTCTGTAAGATTATTGGATGTTGTTGAGTCTAAAGACGAATCTAGCTCTGtaggtttttcaaattttgttgagTAAACAAACCAATCTAAGTGAAGCTCTGATAGGTTCTCCATAACTTCTAGAATCATAGGAAAATTCATCAGATTTGAGCAGCCAGAAAGATTTAGGGCTTGAAGAGATCTCATATGAATGCTGCTTGGAAGAACCTTAAATCTTTTACAACCCTTCATGTTCAAAGTAACGAGCCCCGTAAAATTTTTAATGGATGATGGCAGTTCTGCTATTCCAGTCCCATCTACATAAAGCTCTGATAGGTTCTCCATAACCTCAGGAATTTCTGGAAACCTCTCCAAATTTGAGCAGCCAGAAAGATTAAGGTTTCGAAGGGATCTCATATGAATGCTGCTCGGAAGACTATGAAGTTTTGTGCACTGCTCCAGACTCAAACGCTCAAGGttttgaagaaagaaaattgaTGGGCAAAGCTCTCTAACGGATGTTTCATCCAGGCAAAGCCCTTTTAAACCTTCCATATTTTCCACATTTTTCGGAAAGGCCTCAAGCTTTGAACAACCAGAAAGATAAAGAAATTTAAGCGACTTGAGTTGAACAATGCTGCTTGGAAGCATCTCAAGCTCTCTGCAACATTCAAGGTTTAAAGTAACAAGCCCCGTAAGATTGTTAATTGATCGAGGCAGTTCTTTCATCGATGTCCCTCGCAAACACAGCTTTGAAAGCTTCTCCATAACTTCTAAAATCTCTGGGAACTTCTCAATGTTTGagcaaaaagaaagattaagGGTTTCAAGAGATTTCATACAACTGATGCTTGAAATAGTCTGGAGTCTGTAGCACCAACTTAGATCCAAGAGGACAAGTTTTTCGAGAGCCCAAATGGATGGGTGAACCTCAGATAAACTTGTACAACCATCAAGAATTAGTTTCTCAAGATTTCTTGCCTTGGTGAAGTCGGGAGTTTCTTCCAGTTGAGAGCCTTTTAGATTGATAACTTTCAACTTTTCGAGAGGCTGTCGAAAAACATTCGCAAAAACATATGTTACATAACAAGGCATAACGAACTAAACACAGTTAAAGGaaacatatatatgtaaatgATGAATTAATGTACGTACCTTAGTTCCTTTCCAAAGGTGTTCAATGCGACTATATTGCATGTCAAGGTCAACAAGATTCTCCGGGTTAAATTTGGATGACAAAAACTTTAGAGGGCAATTGGGCCAGAAAAGACAACTTAACTTTCTAGAAAGAAACTTTAAATCCTCATATAGGTTTTCATCAACCATTGGGTGTTTTGCTGGTAAATAGTACGAGTGGACTCTGAGTAGTCTtagttttgtcattttaacAAAAGCCATATTTAATTCTACTACATTGTTTGAATGCAGCCAACGCACAATTATACTTTCAACTGCTTCAGTTGCCTGGATaaccaaaaattacaaattgaGTGAGTACAAACCTAATTAAGAATGTAAAGCTAGTGCATGTTTCTCATGGATTTGTTCTTGGTCAAAGTTGAagctttatttatactaatgaCTTCTacttaagaaaaaaaaggaggtcATGAATATAATGTGTATCTTACCGTATTGTGATTTAACACATGACAGACATCTTCATATCTCCACAACCTACTGCGCTTCCCAGGCTCTTTCATACATTCTTGGCGGACAATTTCGCAACCCATTTCCTCTAGTAAATCATGCATCTCGAGTGTACCGTCAGATGAGATAACTACAAGAGCTCTACCAACTAGAACTTCTAATCCAGTATGGGGATGGAAGCCACAACCCTCCATAATGCTTGTTGCATAAtcttttttcatttgtttaaaGAAACATGCAATATCAAGAAATATTTCCTTCTGTAAATCGTCAAGTCCATCGAAGCTCGTTCTGAGGACTTTCTGAATTCCCAAGTGCGGGGTTCTCTCGATTTTCTTTAACTCGTCTTTCCACACAAGTACACTTTTGTTTTCGAGAAAAGCTCCCAAGATTTTAAGTGCTAAAGGCAGACCTTGAGCATATTTTATCAAATGGCTTGACAAATGATTGTATTCTCCTGTGGGTTGCTTTGTACTGAAAGCATACTGCATAAAAAGTTCAAGAGCGTCGTCGTCATTTCACAATTCGGGCTTATATCTGATCACCAACTCTACTTAGCGATTGCCTATCTCGAGTTGTTATAATGATTCGACTTCCGCCACCAAATGAAGGTTGTTTTCCGATTAAGGCTTCAATTTGGGTTGAATTCTCTACATTATCAAGAACAAGTAGAACTTTTTTCTTACCTACTCTTGCCATCATCTTCTGAAAACCATATCTCAAAACCATATCTCAAGTTCTTGCCATCATCTACTTGATACTAGATAGAAGTTCTGCCTGCACATCGAGTGGTGCTTCACCTGCATCAAATGTCGGGAAACGTTCCTTGACATTTTCGAGAAAGCAGCAACCTTCAAAGTGATGATTGCTTCTGTCATACATAGCTCTGGCGATGGTGGTTTTGCCTATACCGCCCATACCCCATATTCCAACAAAGCGAACATCATTCACCTCGGGACATAATAGTGAATCCATTTTCTGTAAGCGGGAATCCATTCCAACCAAGCCATTCTTTTCACTTGTTGAGATGTTGATCAGTTTCTTGAATATATCTTCTACGATCAACTCAATAAGCTTGGCATCATCCCTGCAGAATTCGAAAAACAGTATTATTATAAAGTATCTGAGCAACAAGCAGTAATGTCGAAAACAGGAAACTAGCTAGAATTCCAAACCCTGACAATTAATAAGATCATGAAGGAGTGAGAGTTACTCGTAATTTCGTGAATCCCAGCCAGATAAATTGGGGACTCTTCTCAGGGCGGAGCTCCAGCCCTGCACCTCTTCCATGCCGGCGTTAGAATCGTGTTCATGTTTAGAAAAAGCTTCTGCAAAACTTCCCTCGAGTTTACGAACATGAGATGGATCTACTCCGTAGAAAATAGGGACCACTATGTGCTCATGCGTATCCATGCAGTGCAGGATGTGGACGAGTTCTTTTAAGCACCATCTGGAAGAAGCATAGTTTTGAGAAAAAACTACAATCGAAAGCCTCGAGCCGCTAATAGCTTTTAGTAGCTGCGAAAGGTCGTTGCCTTTTCTGAGCTCTTGGGCATCAATGAAGGTGTTGATTGAGTTGTGAACTAGAGCTTTGTACAGATGGCCGATGAAGGTCTTTCGAGTGTCTTCCCCTCTAAAATTCAGGAACACATCATATTTCCAATCAATAGCAGATGAAGACGACGATGAAGAAGCCATTGACAAGCACAGGATCGACAGCCTCTAAAGAAACTCAAGATTGCAGGTCAACGAACCCATTCATTGTTCTCACTGGAAAATAAGATCTTCAAGGGGGAGCTTGGAATTGACAAAAAGAGAAACGGCCGGCTTAGGCTAAAGTCCAATTTCCATTTTTTAATTGCATCGgaatggacttggattgtctgccctccaatttctgtgccctcccgtgccctcctgtttttgtggtcacggttaagccacgtcaacattttatattactatttctttttgttttattatttttataaaaaaataatataaaatattaacgtgacttaaccgtgaccacacaaaacaggagggcacggagaGGGCACttaaatgggagggcagacaatccaagtcccatCGGAATTTCCAATCAAAACTTTTGGAAAAGTTTAATCAATATCTCAAATTTTTGGAACATTTGtgcaatttatttttcttttttaatatttagtatGTTTAAACATGTATACATTCAATTAATTCG
Protein-coding sequences here:
- the LOC103404612 gene encoding disease resistance protein RPV1-like; translated protein: MQYAFSTKQPTGEYNHLSSHLIKYAQGLPLALKILGAFLENKSVLVWKDELKKIERTPHLGIQKVLRTSFDGLDDLQKEIFLDIACFFKQMKKDYATSIMEGCGFHPHTGLEVLVGRALVVISSDGTLEMHDLLEEMGCEIVRQECMKEPGKRSRLWRYEDVCHVLNHNTATEAVESIIVRWLHSNNVVELNMAFVKMTKLRLLRVHSYYLPAKHPMVDENLYEDLKFLSRKLSCLFWPNCPLKFLSSKFNPENLVDLDMQYSRIEHLWKGTKPLEKLKVINLKGSQLEETPDFTKARNLEKLILDGCTSLSEVHPSIWALEKLVLLDLSWCYRLQTISSISCMKSLETLNLSFCSNIEKFPEILEVMEKLSKLCLRGTSMKELPRSINNLTGLVTLNLECCRELEMLPSSIVQLKSLKFLYLSGCSKLEAFPKNVENMEGLKGLCLDETSVRELCPSIFFLQNLERLSLEQCTKLHSLPSSIHMRSLRNLNLSGCSNLERFPEIPEVMENLSELYVDGTGIAELPSSIKNFTGLVTLNMKGCKRFKVLPSSIHMRSLQALNLSGCSNLMNFPMILEVMENLSELHLDWFVYSTKFEKPTELDSSLDSTTSNNLTEHEGYIQDHRTFTNQYLQQLPHVSGIAIKELPSVIYNLTGIVTLTLRYSKGFKSLTSRICQLKSLNYLSLSGCTKFEVFPDIVENMERLASLDLDETSIRELPQSIERLQGLVSLNLKNCKNLVYLPDSICNLLSLECLTLSGCSKLSKLPEDLLYLKRLDVKGTGKKQRYFSTLGELAQFRSAAPLIDIAGSSMSTRRRWLMGESSRAMI
- the LOC139193644 gene encoding TMV resistance protein N-like, producing the protein MASSSSSSSAIDWKYDVFLNFRGEDTRKTFIGHLYKALVHNSINTFIDAQELRKGNDLSQLLKAISGSRLSIVVFSQNYASSRWCLKELVHILHCMDTHEHIVVPIFYGVDPSHVRKLEGSFAEAFSKHEHDSNAGMEEVQGWSSALRRVPNLSGWDSRNYEDDAKLIELIVEDIFKKLINISTSEKNGLVGMDSRLQKMDSLLCPEVNDVRFVGIWGMGGIGKTTIARAMYDRSNHHFEGCCFLENVKERFPTFDAGEAPLDVQAELLSSIK
- the LOC103404610 gene encoding E3 ubiquitin-protein ligase MPSR1-like; this encodes MSSQSQPTGPSTNPPPNTATQPTASSTLHAHNVDSDNTSVVLALPATPAMAEQGGPPQPNSFLHSYFYPNPPPAAALAAVASLSLVTALAGATQASIEALPKVTVTEETSAECCICLKKLEVGEEAKEMPCNHRFHPLCIDSWLERRPSCPLCRFSMPTRAEAAAQGRGHQTNRWDSIEMVD